From a region of the Cervus canadensis isolate Bull #8, Minnesota chromosome 33, ASM1932006v1, whole genome shotgun sequence genome:
- the LOC122433988 gene encoding translation initiation factor IF-2-like, whose protein sequence is MARSDAALDALPPARQRAFEAYLCGTISPGAENMRRGRNGRGPGGESRNVSSQPRQEDTGGKLRPRRRARTGSGYRAVPGGGDGWGGGPRAPGRAEPGSGTRHPRGRACAALPLRPGRGGLAGASSPLGKRGGGGGRPGKPEPEPARSGLGGAAAAEVGVARGGGKSRRSGAGCEARGARRLRSRIAHVCGGPRCRASRAGEKFPVGSRSQRPP, encoded by the coding sequence ATGGCCCGCTCGGACGCGGCGCTCGATGCCCTCCCGCCCGCTCGGCAAAGGGCATTCGAGGCTTATTTGTGTGGCACGATCTCTCCTGGGGCGGAAAACATGCGGCGGGGGAGGAACGGGCGCGGGCCGGGCGGGGAGAGCAGGAATGTCTCCTCCCAGCCGCGGCAGGAGGACACGGGCGGGAAGCTGCGTCCCCGCCGGCGCGCCCGTACGGGCTCCGGTTACCGGGCGGTCCCCGGGGGCGGGGACGGGTGGGGCGGCGGCCCGAGGGCCCCCGGGCGCGCGGAGCCGGGCTCAGGGACTCGTCACCCCCGCGGGCGCGCTTGCGCGGCGCTGCCCCTACGCCCGGGCCGCGGCGGCCTCGCCGGCGCCAGCTCCCCGCTCGGCaagcgcggcggcggcggcgggcgacCGGGAAAACCCGAGCCGGAGCCGGCGCGGAGCGGGCTCGGGGGCGCGGCCGCAGCGGAGGTGGGGGTGGCGCGGGGCGGTGGGAAGAGCCGGAGAAGCGGCGCCGGCTGCGAGGCGCGCGGTGCGCGGAGGCTCCGCTCCCGGATCGCGCACGTGTGCGGCGGGCCGAGATGCCGGGCGAGTAGAGCCGGGGAAAAATTCCCGGTCGGGTCTCGGAGCCAACGCCCCCCGTGA